From one Mycobacterium colombiense CECT 3035 genomic stretch:
- a CDS encoding bifunctional o-acetylhomoserine/o-acetylserine sulfhydrylase — MTSDNSDLEADPTANWSFDTKQVHAGQHPDAATNARALPIYQTTSYTFDDTTHAAALFGLEVPGNIYTRIGNPTTDVVEQRVAALEGGVAALFLSSGQAAETFAILNLACAGDHIVSSPRLYGGTYNLFHYSLAKLGIEVTFVEDPDDLDSWQSAVRPNTKAFFGETISNPQIDVLDIPGVAGVAHANGIPLIVDNTIATPYLIQPFKHGADIVVHSATKYLGGHGSAIAGVIVDGGTFDWTQGRFPGFTTPDPSYHGVVFAELGPPAYALKARVQLLRDLGSAASPFNAFLVAQGIETLSLRMERHVANAQRVAEYLAGHDGVLSVNYAGLPGSPWHERAKKLAPKGTGAVLAFELAGGVETGKAFVNALKLHSHVANIGDVRSLVIHPASTTHAQLSAKEQLSTGVSPGLVRLAVGIEGIDDILADLELGFAAASKFGATAGASGTDPQAVAAF; from the coding sequence GTGACCTCCGACAACTCCGATCTCGAAGCCGATCCGACCGCGAACTGGTCGTTCGACACCAAGCAGGTGCACGCCGGCCAGCACCCCGACGCGGCCACCAACGCCCGCGCCCTGCCGATCTACCAGACCACGTCGTACACCTTCGACGACACCACGCACGCCGCCGCCCTGTTCGGGCTGGAGGTGCCGGGCAACATCTACACCCGGATCGGCAACCCGACCACCGACGTCGTCGAGCAGCGTGTCGCCGCGCTGGAGGGCGGGGTGGCGGCGCTGTTTCTGAGCTCCGGACAGGCCGCTGAGACGTTCGCCATATTGAACCTGGCTTGTGCCGGAGATCACATCGTCTCCAGCCCGCGGCTCTACGGCGGGACCTACAACCTGTTCCACTACTCGCTGGCCAAGCTCGGCATCGAGGTCACCTTCGTGGAGGACCCCGACGACCTGGATTCCTGGCAGTCGGCGGTGCGGCCGAACACCAAGGCCTTCTTCGGCGAGACGATCTCCAACCCGCAGATCGATGTGCTGGACATCCCCGGGGTCGCCGGCGTCGCGCACGCCAACGGCATCCCGCTGATCGTCGACAACACGATCGCCACGCCCTATCTGATCCAGCCGTTCAAGCACGGCGCCGACATCGTCGTGCACTCGGCCACCAAGTACCTCGGCGGGCACGGTTCGGCGATCGCGGGCGTCATCGTCGACGGCGGCACGTTCGACTGGACGCAGGGGCGGTTCCCGGGCTTCACCACGCCCGACCCGAGCTACCACGGCGTGGTGTTCGCCGAGCTCGGTCCGCCGGCCTACGCGCTCAAGGCGCGCGTGCAGCTGCTGCGCGACCTCGGTTCGGCCGCGTCGCCGTTCAACGCGTTCCTGGTCGCGCAGGGGATCGAGACGCTGAGCCTGCGCATGGAGCGCCACGTCGCCAACGCGCAGCGCGTGGCCGAGTATCTGGCCGGCCACGACGGGGTGCTGTCGGTCAACTATGCGGGCCTGCCCGGCTCGCCCTGGCACGAGCGGGCAAAGAAGTTGGCGCCCAAGGGAACCGGCGCGGTGCTGGCCTTCGAGTTGGCCGGCGGCGTCGAGACCGGCAAGGCGTTCGTGAACGCGCTGAAGCTGCACAGCCACGTCGCCAACATCGGCGACGTGCGCTCGCTGGTGATCCACCCGGCGTCGACGACGCACGCACAGCTGTCCGCGAAGGAGCAGCTGAGCACCGGGGTCAGCCCCGGCCTGGTGCGGCTGGCCGTCGGCATCGAGGGCATCGACGACATCCTGGCCGACCTGGAGCTCGGCTTCGCCGCGGCAAGCAAATTCGGTGCGACCGCGGGTGCGTCCGGGACCGACCCGCAAGCCGTGGCGGCGTTCTAG
- a CDS encoding DUF3017 domain-containing protein — MTPRAVLRAQWPIVLVGLIFAAALALVGANFWRRGSLLIGIGVGVAALLRLVLSEDRAGLLVVRGKGIDFMTTATVGAAMFYIAWTIDPLGTR; from the coding sequence ATGACCCCACGCGCCGTGCTGCGGGCCCAATGGCCAATTGTATTGGTGGGCTTGATCTTTGCGGCGGCACTGGCGTTGGTCGGGGCCAACTTCTGGCGTCGCGGTTCGCTGTTGATCGGGATCGGCGTCGGCGTGGCGGCACTGCTGCGGCTGGTGTTGTCCGAGGACCGGGCCGGCCTTCTGGTGGTGCGCGGCAAGGGAATCGACTTCATGACCACCGCGACGGTCGGGGCGGCGATGTTCTACATCGCGTGGACCATCGACCCGCTGGGCACCCGTTAG
- a CDS encoding DUF732 domain-containing protein — protein MKAFARTHQWIWVLRHQPFTIRLLAAAAGLLTVASAFAAPAGANGNGDDFIDALNHAGVDFGEPGNAMSVGESVCPMLSQPGGNFAAVASSVAGRGMSPTMARMFTTIAIQTYCPEEMANIANGNLSGAMPQVPGMPGQMPGMAGQIPGMGGQIPGMAGQIPGMAGQLPAMTGQVPGMTGMAGQVPALPGV, from the coding sequence GTGAAGGCATTTGCACGAACTCATCAATGGATCTGGGTTTTGCGTCATCAGCCCTTCACCATTCGCCTGCTGGCCGCCGCCGCCGGCCTGCTTACGGTCGCCTCGGCGTTCGCGGCACCGGCCGGAGCGAACGGGAACGGCGACGACTTCATCGACGCGCTCAACCACGCCGGCGTCGATTTCGGCGAGCCCGGCAACGCGATGTCCGTCGGCGAGTCGGTGTGCCCGATGCTGTCGCAGCCGGGTGGCAACTTCGCCGCCGTCGCGTCCAGCGTCGCCGGCCGGGGCATGTCACCCACGATGGCGCGCATGTTCACCACGATCGCGATCCAGACCTACTGCCCCGAGGAGATGGCGAACATCGCCAACGGCAACCTGTCCGGCGCCATGCCGCAGGTGCCGGGCATGCCCGGACAGATGCCAGGCATGGCCGGACAGATCCCGGGCATGGGGGGACAGATCCCGGGCATGGCGGGACAGATCCCCGGCATGGCCGGGCAGCTCCCCGCGATGACGGGTCAGGTGCCGGGGATGACGGGAATGGCCGGGCAGGTTCCGGCCCTGCCGGGGGTCTGA
- a CDS encoding NADH:flavin oxidoreductase has product MPTPPDVFSPAKLGPITLRNRTIKSATFEARTPEALVTDDLIEYHRLPAAGGVGMTTVAYCAVSPGGRTEGNGIWMRPEAVPGFRRLTDAIHAEGAAVSAQIGHAGPVANAKSNKAKALAPVRFFNPIGMRFAKKATREDIDEVIAGHANAARLAIEAGFDAVEIHLGHNYLASSFLSPLINRRDDEFGGSLQNRAKVARGMVMAVRRAVEKEGTPIAVTAKLNMADGVRGGISTEESLTTAKWLEEDGGLDAIELTAGSSLVNPMYLFRGDAPLKEFAGAFKPPLSWGMRMTGKKFLREYPYREAYLLRDAKLFRNELKMPLILLGGITTRETMDLAMAEGFEFVAMARALLAEPDLINRIAADGARHQVHSACTHCNQCMPTIYTRTHCVVTGAPDAVGAQS; this is encoded by the coding sequence ATGCCTACCCCTCCGGACGTGTTCAGCCCCGCGAAGCTCGGTCCGATAACGCTGCGTAACCGCACCATCAAGTCCGCCACCTTCGAGGCGCGCACGCCCGAGGCGCTGGTGACCGACGACCTCATCGAATACCACCGGCTGCCGGCCGCGGGCGGGGTCGGCATGACCACCGTCGCCTACTGCGCCGTCTCCCCCGGCGGCCGCACCGAGGGCAACGGAATCTGGATGCGACCCGAGGCGGTGCCCGGGTTCCGCCGGCTCACCGACGCGATCCACGCCGAGGGCGCCGCGGTCAGCGCGCAGATCGGCCACGCCGGCCCGGTGGCCAACGCCAAGTCCAATAAGGCGAAGGCGCTGGCGCCGGTCCGGTTCTTCAACCCGATCGGGATGCGGTTCGCCAAGAAAGCGACCCGCGAGGACATCGACGAGGTGATCGCCGGGCACGCCAACGCGGCCCGGCTGGCGATCGAGGCCGGGTTCGACGCCGTCGAGATCCACCTGGGTCACAACTACTTGGCGAGTTCGTTCCTGTCCCCGCTGATCAACCGCCGCGACGACGAGTTCGGCGGATCGCTGCAGAACCGCGCCAAGGTCGCCCGCGGCATGGTGATGGCCGTCCGGCGTGCGGTGGAGAAGGAGGGCACACCCATCGCGGTGACCGCCAAGCTGAACATGGCGGACGGGGTCCGCGGCGGCATCAGCACGGAGGAATCGCTGACCACCGCCAAGTGGCTCGAGGAGGACGGCGGCCTGGACGCGATCGAACTCACCGCGGGCAGCTCGCTGGTCAACCCGATGTACCTGTTCCGCGGCGACGCGCCGCTCAAGGAGTTCGCCGGGGCGTTCAAGCCGCCGCTGAGCTGGGGCATGCGCATGACGGGCAAGAAATTCCTGCGCGAATACCCCTACCGCGAGGCCTATCTGTTGCGCGACGCCAAGCTGTTCCGCAACGAATTGAAGATGCCGCTGATCCTGCTCGGCGGCATCACCACCCGGGAGACGATGGACCTGGCGATGGCCGAGGGATTCGAGTTCGTCGCGATGGCCCGGGCGCTGCTGGCCGAGCCGGATCTGATCAACCGGATCGCCGCCGACGGCGCCCGCCACCAGGTGCATTCGGCGTGCACGCACTGCAATCAGTGCATGCCGACGATCTACACCCGAACGCACTGCGTGGTGACCGGCGCGCCTGACGCTGTGGGCGCTCAGAGCTAA
- a CDS encoding FAD-dependent oxidoreductase, which produces MTTNRSRPPSHGISRQAFLRGAVTLATGAVFGTGPAAADPATGWSGLASSIGGSVLLPANGSQFSTGKQVFNSFYNNSNPAAVVRVSSQADVQKAVAFAKANNLKIAPRGGGHSYVGASGANGTMVLDLRGLPGGANFDGNNVTVTPATNVYAVHQSLAGAGRAVPTGTCPTVGMAGLALGGGVGADARRAGLTCDALQSATVVLPSGDVVTASANDNPDLFWALRGGGGGNFGVTTSMTFATFATADSDLVRLDFPPSSAVQVLTGWQSWLAGADRNAWGMVDLSVGSAQANCHVLATAPAGTGSAVVDALKSAVGLAPSAVTNKTLSHMDLVTYLAGGSGTSPARGFVAGSDVIGPMTSAAAHAIATAAGQWPASGAGQASVLIDPLGGAVADVAAGDTAFPWRNQSAVVQWYVEPAANQVGAATTWVGSAHQAVQQFSVGGYVNYLEPNPTPSRYYGSNLPRLTTVRQKYDPNRMMFSGLDF; this is translated from the coding sequence ATGACGACTAATCGCAGCCGTCCGCCCAGCCATGGGATCTCTCGTCAGGCGTTTCTGCGTGGCGCCGTCACGCTGGCGACGGGAGCGGTGTTCGGCACCGGACCGGCGGCGGCGGACCCCGCCACCGGGTGGTCCGGATTGGCTTCGTCGATCGGTGGCAGCGTGTTGTTGCCGGCCAACGGATCCCAATTCTCCACCGGCAAGCAGGTTTTCAACTCGTTCTACAACAACTCCAATCCCGCTGCGGTGGTGCGGGTTTCGTCGCAGGCCGACGTGCAGAAGGCGGTCGCCTTCGCGAAGGCCAACAACCTCAAGATCGCGCCGCGCGGTGGTGGGCACTCATATGTCGGCGCTTCCGGCGCCAACGGCACCATGGTGCTCGACCTGCGCGGCCTGCCCGGCGGCGCGAACTTCGACGGCAACAACGTCACGGTGACCCCGGCGACGAATGTGTATGCGGTGCACCAGTCCCTGGCCGGCGCGGGCCGCGCCGTTCCCACCGGAACCTGCCCGACTGTCGGCATGGCGGGGCTGGCGCTGGGTGGCGGGGTGGGCGCCGACGCCCGTCGCGCCGGGCTCACCTGCGACGCGTTGCAGTCCGCGACGGTGGTGCTGCCCAGCGGCGACGTGGTCACCGCGTCGGCCAATGACAACCCGGATCTGTTCTGGGCGTTGCGCGGTGGCGGCGGCGGCAACTTCGGGGTGACGACCTCGATGACGTTCGCGACGTTCGCCACTGCCGACAGCGACCTGGTGCGGCTGGACTTTCCGCCGTCATCGGCGGTGCAGGTGCTCACCGGTTGGCAGTCCTGGCTGGCGGGCGCGGACCGGAACGCCTGGGGGATGGTCGACCTGTCGGTCGGTTCGGCGCAGGCGAATTGCCATGTGCTGGCGACGGCTCCGGCCGGCACCGGCTCCGCGGTGGTGGACGCCCTCAAGTCCGCGGTGGGGCTGGCGCCCAGCGCGGTGACCAACAAGACGCTCAGCCACATGGACCTGGTCACCTATCTGGCCGGAGGCAGCGGGACCAGCCCGGCGCGCGGCTTCGTCGCCGGGTCCGACGTGATCGGGCCGATGACTTCGGCTGCGGCCCATGCCATTGCGACCGCGGCCGGGCAGTGGCCGGCCTCGGGGGCCGGACAGGCCTCGGTCCTGATCGACCCGCTCGGTGGCGCGGTGGCCGATGTCGCCGCGGGCGACACCGCCTTTCCGTGGCGCAATCAGTCCGCGGTGGTGCAGTGGTATGTCGAGCCCGCCGCCAACCAGGTCGGCGCCGCGACCACCTGGGTGGGCAGCGCGCACCAGGCGGTGCAACAGTTCTCCGTCGGCGGCTACGTCAACTACCTGGAGCCCAACCCGACGCCGTCCCGCTATTACGGGTCGAATCTGCCGCGACTGACCACCGTGCGGCAGAAGTACGACCCCAACCGGATGATGTTCTCGGGGCTGGATTTCTAG
- a CDS encoding bifunctional methylenetetrahydrofolate dehydrogenase/methenyltetrahydrofolate cyclohydrolase: MGAITLDGKATRDEIFVDLKQRVTALTAAGRTPGLGTILVGDDPGSQAYVRGKHADCAKVGITSIRRDLPADISTATLNETIDELNANPDCTGYIVQLPLPKQLDENAALERVDPDKDADGLHPTNLGRLVLNNPAPLPCTPRGIVHLLRRYDVEIAGAHVVVIGRGVTVGRPLGLLLTRRSENATVTLCHTGTRDLPALTRQADIIVAGVGVPHMVTADMVRPGAAVLDVGVSRVDGKLTGDVHPDVWEVAGHVSPNPGGVGPLTRAFLLTNVVELAERQ; encoded by the coding sequence GTGGGAGCAATCACGCTGGACGGCAAGGCCACCCGCGACGAGATCTTCGTCGACCTCAAACAGCGGGTGACCGCGCTGACCGCCGCGGGCCGCACCCCTGGACTGGGCACCATCCTGGTGGGCGACGACCCCGGCTCGCAGGCCTACGTGCGCGGTAAGCACGCCGACTGCGCGAAGGTCGGCATCACCTCGATCCGCCGCGACCTGCCCGCCGACATCAGCACCGCCACCCTGAACGAGACCATCGACGAGCTCAACGCCAATCCCGACTGCACCGGTTACATCGTGCAGTTGCCGCTGCCCAAGCAGCTGGACGAGAACGCGGCGCTGGAGCGGGTGGACCCGGACAAGGACGCTGACGGGCTGCACCCGACCAACCTGGGCCGGCTGGTGCTCAACAACCCGGCCCCGCTGCCGTGCACCCCGCGCGGCATCGTGCATCTGTTGCGCCGCTACGACGTTGAGATCGCCGGCGCGCACGTGGTCGTCATCGGCCGCGGCGTCACGGTCGGCCGTCCGCTGGGGCTGCTGCTGACCCGGCGCTCCGAGAACGCCACGGTGACGTTGTGCCACACGGGAACTCGCGACCTGCCGGCGCTGACCAGGCAGGCCGACATCATCGTCGCCGGCGTGGGGGTGCCGCACATGGTGACCGCCGACATGGTGCGTCCAGGCGCCGCGGTGCTCGACGTCGGCGTCAGCCGGGTGGACGGCAAGCTCACCGGCGATGTGCACCCCGACGTGTGGGAGGTGGCCGGCCACGTGTCGCCGAACCCCGGCGGCGTGGGCCCGCTGACCCGCGCGTTCCTGCTGACCAACGTCGTCGAGCTGGCCGAGCGGCAATGA
- a CDS encoding HNH endonuclease signature motif containing protein, translating into MGDQQDVDEVFDALDAAWGRLCALSLDALNPRQQLAVLQRCEQQRRRLPAVEHPLINSLAGQSPSEELGGTVVHAITEATLISRAEASRRINEARDLGPRHGLTGEPLPPLLAATAAAQRAGALGSGQVAVIRKFFHQLPGWIDMPTREQAEARLAKEGSRFGPEQLTELARAMTNALNPDGTFTDEDRARARGLTLGNQQADGMSALRGLITPELRATLEAVLAKLAAPGMCNPFDETPCVDGAPTEEAIERDPRSAAQRNHDGLNAALRALLASGELGQHNGLPASIVVTTTLQELESAAGRGLTGGGTILPMSDVIRLARHARHYLAIFDKGKALALYHTKRLASPGQRIVLYAKDRGCSNPGCTVPGYYSEVHHVTDWATCHTTDVNDLTFACGPHHRLLRPGGWTTRKNTRGDTEWKPPPHLDRGQPRTNTFHHPEKLLREDDDDEW; encoded by the coding sequence GTGGGTGATCAGCAGGATGTCGACGAGGTGTTCGACGCGCTCGATGCGGCCTGGGGTCGCTTGTGCGCGCTGTCGTTGGACGCGTTGAACCCGCGCCAGCAGTTGGCGGTGTTGCAGCGCTGCGAACAGCAGCGTCGGCGCCTGCCGGCCGTCGAGCATCCGCTGATCAATTCCCTGGCCGGCCAGTCCCCCTCCGAGGAGCTCGGCGGCACAGTGGTCCATGCGATCACCGAGGCCACGCTGATCAGCCGCGCCGAGGCCTCCCGGCGCATCAACGAAGCCCGCGACCTAGGCCCCCGCCACGGCCTGACCGGCGAACCCCTCCCGCCGCTGCTGGCGGCCACCGCGGCCGCCCAACGCGCCGGCGCGCTCGGCTCCGGCCAGGTGGCGGTGATTCGCAAATTCTTTCACCAGTTGCCCGGCTGGATCGACATGCCGACCCGCGAGCAGGCCGAGGCTCGGTTGGCCAAGGAGGGCAGCCGGTTTGGTCCCGAACAGCTCACCGAACTGGCCCGCGCGATGACCAACGCGCTCAACCCCGATGGCACCTTCACCGACGAGGATCGCGCCCGGGCCCGCGGCCTGACCCTGGGCAACCAGCAAGCCGACGGCATGTCGGCGCTGCGCGGGCTGATCACCCCGGAACTGCGCGCCACCCTGGAAGCGGTGCTGGCCAAACTGGCCGCGCCGGGCATGTGCAACCCGTTCGACGAGACGCCGTGTGTGGACGGCGCTCCCACCGAAGAGGCCATCGAGCGCGATCCGCGTTCGGCGGCCCAGCGCAACCACGACGGACTCAACGCCGCCCTGCGCGCGCTCTTGGCGTCGGGAGAGTTGGGTCAGCACAACGGGTTACCGGCCAGCATCGTCGTCACGACAACGCTCCAAGAGCTGGAATCTGCCGCCGGGCGCGGGTTGACCGGTGGCGGCACCATCCTGCCGATGAGCGACGTGATCCGGCTGGCCCGCCATGCCCGTCACTATTTGGCCATCTTCGACAAGGGCAAGGCGCTGGCGCTGTATCACACCAAACGACTCGCCTCACCCGGACAGCGAATCGTGTTGTACGCCAAGGACCGCGGCTGCTCAAACCCGGGCTGCACGGTGCCCGGGTATTACAGTGAAGTCCACCACGTCACCGACTGGGCTACCTGCCACACCACCGACGTCAACGACCTCACCTTCGCCTGCGGACCCCACCACCGCCTGCTGCGACCCGGCGGCTGGACCACCCGCAAAAACACGCGCGGCGACACCGAATGGAAACCACCCCCACACCTCGACCGAGGCCAACCGCGCACCAACACCTTCCACCACCCCGAAAAACTGCTGCGCGAGGACGACGATGACGAGTGGTAG
- a CDS encoding class I SAM-dependent methyltransferase produces MTRSRHDRSLSFGSAAAAYERGRPSYPPEAIDWLLPVGARRVLDLGAGTGKLTTRLVERGLDVVAVDPIQDMLEVLRTSLPETRALLGTAEEIPLEDNSVDVVLVAQAWHWVDPERAIPEVARVLRPGGRLGLVWNTRDERLGWVRELGRIIGSDGDGRTRVTLPEPFTDLAHHQVEWTSYLTPQALIDLVASRSYCITSPTEVRTQTLDQVRQLLATHPALANSTGLALPYVTMCTRATLAG; encoded by the coding sequence ATGACCCGCTCGCGGCACGACCGCTCCCTCTCGTTCGGCTCGGCGGCCGCGGCGTATGAGCGTGGGCGCCCCTCCTATCCCCCGGAAGCGATCGACTGGCTGTTGCCGGTCGGGGCGCGTCGGGTGCTCGATCTCGGCGCCGGCACCGGCAAGCTGACCACCAGGCTGGTGGAACGCGGCCTGGACGTGGTGGCCGTCGACCCGATTCAGGACATGCTGGAGGTGTTGCGCACCTCGCTGCCGGAGACCCGGGCGCTGCTGGGCACCGCGGAGGAGATTCCGTTGGAGGACAACAGCGTTGACGTGGTGCTGGTGGCGCAGGCGTGGCATTGGGTGGATCCGGAGCGCGCGATTCCCGAGGTGGCCCGGGTGCTGCGGCCCGGCGGCCGACTGGGCCTGGTGTGGAACACCCGTGACGAGCGGCTCGGCTGGGTGCGCGAACTGGGCCGGATCATCGGCAGCGACGGCGACGGCCGCACCCGGGTGACGTTGCCCGAGCCGTTCACGGACCTGGCGCATCATCAGGTCGAGTGGACGAGTTACCTTACGCCGCAGGCGTTGATCGACCTGGTCGCGTCGCGCAGCTACTGCATCACCTCGCCGACCGAGGTCCGCACCCAGACGCTCGACCAGGTGCGCCAGCTGCTCGCCACCCACCCGGCGCTGGCGAATTCGACCGGCCTGGCGCTGCCCTACGTCACCATGTGTACGCGGGCGACGCTGGCCGGCTGA
- the metX gene encoding homoserine O-acetyltransferase MetX: MTIPDVPTQTLPEEGEIGFAHIGSLTTEGGAVIDDVHIAIQRWGELSPTRDNVVVVLHALTGDSHVTGPAGPGHPTGGWWEGIVGPGAPIDTNRWCALATNVLGGCRGSTGPSSRTRDGKPWGSRFPRITIRDQVEADIAALAALGIERVAAVAGGSMGGARALEWIVGYPDRVRAGLLLAVGARATADQIGTQSTQIAAIKADPNWQGGDYHDTGLAPDAGLAIARRFAHLTYRGEAELDTRFGNFGQDDEDPTNHGRYAVQSYLEYQGNKLVERFDAGSYVALTEALNSHDVGRGRGGVRKALRNCPVPVVVGGITSDRLYPLRLQQELAEQLPGCTDLQVVDSLCGHDGFLVEADAVGEMIRKTLVLADDREGAS, from the coding sequence ATGACCATCCCCGACGTGCCGACCCAGACGCTGCCCGAAGAAGGTGAGATCGGCTTCGCCCACATCGGCTCCCTGACCACCGAGGGCGGCGCGGTCATCGACGACGTTCACATCGCCATCCAGCGCTGGGGCGAGTTGTCGCCGACGCGCGACAACGTGGTGGTGGTGCTGCACGCGCTCACCGGCGACTCGCACGTCACCGGGCCGGCCGGCCCCGGACATCCCACCGGCGGCTGGTGGGAGGGCATCGTCGGGCCAGGCGCCCCGATCGACACCAACCGCTGGTGCGCGCTGGCCACCAACGTGCTGGGCGGCTGCCGCGGCTCCACGGGCCCCAGCTCGCGGACCCGAGACGGAAAGCCTTGGGGCTCACGGTTTCCCCGAATCACGATCCGCGACCAGGTCGAGGCCGATATCGCCGCGCTCGCCGCGCTCGGCATCGAACGGGTCGCCGCGGTGGCCGGCGGATCCATGGGTGGCGCAAGGGCTTTGGAGTGGATCGTCGGTTACCCCGACCGGGTCCGGGCCGGGCTGCTGCTGGCGGTCGGTGCCCGTGCCACCGCCGATCAGATCGGCACCCAGTCCACCCAGATCGCGGCGATCAAGGCCGACCCGAACTGGCAGGGCGGCGACTACCACGACACCGGGCTCGCGCCCGATGCCGGGCTGGCGATCGCCCGCCGCTTCGCGCATTTGACCTACCGCGGCGAAGCCGAGTTGGACACCCGGTTCGGCAACTTCGGGCAGGACGACGAGGACCCGACCAACCACGGCCGCTACGCGGTGCAGAGCTATCTCGAGTACCAGGGCAACAAGTTGGTGGAGCGTTTCGACGCGGGTAGCTACGTGGCCCTGACCGAGGCACTGAACAGTCACGACGTCGGCCGGGGCCGCGGCGGGGTGCGTAAAGCGTTGCGCAACTGCCCGGTTCCGGTGGTGGTCGGCGGCATCACCTCCGACCGGCTCTACCCGCTGCGCCTGCAGCAGGAGCTGGCCGAGCAGCTGCCCGGCTGCACCGACCTGCAGGTCGTGGATTCCCTGTGCGGCCACGACGGCTTCCTGGTGGAAGCCGACGCCGTCGGCGAAATGATCCGCAAGACACTGGTATTGGCGGACGACAGGGAAGGCGCCTCGTAA